The genomic region AAGCTGAATCTACACTGAATCTCATGTGTTGCTTATGTTCCCTGCTTACCAGAGAACACAGATCCTCTTGGAGCTTTTCAGCTGGTTTGGGATTTCACTGTGCTGAAACTTTTGGAATCATCTTAAACTTTGCCTAATTCCTTCCTGTTCCTAACTCTAGATCATTTATACACAGTACTGCTGATCCCAGTATGGATTATTGGAAGACCATACTTCTCTACTGTGAACACTATGTTTCTCCTTTTACTCTGCTTCTTTTTTTACTAACCATAAGAGGATCTGTCATCTTATTCCAGATTTGCTGAACTTTCTTAAAAGGGACTTTGACAAAACCTTTTCATAACTCAAAACTATATAATTCATATTAGATTGGTCCCTATCTACATACCTGGCAATTAGAGAAATTTAAACGGTTAATGAAATTTGCCTTTGCAAAAACACTGCTTTGTGAGATTTTGTTTTTCTATGTATTGAATAATTCTAATCTTAATACTTTATACCAGTTTATCTCAGACAGAAGATAGGCTGACAAATCTGGACTTTCTCTGGACTCCTTGGAaccctttttttttcaaaaatgatgTTAAACTGACTACTTTCTAATCCTCTATAAGGTGATTGATTTTAGTGATAAGTAGTTTTAATTAAGGATACAGCAGAATAAAATATTAGAGACTTAAGCATTCATTGATTAAACTGCTCCACAACTTTTCTGTGTACTTGCAGTGGCCCAGATCCCACAATAAATTTATGTTAATTGAATAGGGAGCTATTTTTGCTGATTCTGACTTCCCACTGTAGACTTTCAACTCCTCGGGCAGCATTTCAGTCTGCAGCAACAGGGGTAAGGCAAAAAAGTCCTGTTCCACTGTGAAAAATGTCTTCTGTTAGCAGAGATTTACTATGGGATCCAAGCCCTTGTTATCTCTCAATGAGATGTATTTGTGAAAGTATATAACAGTCTGTCTTTGACTTGGTCTCCTCTTACCTTGCCCTTTGACAGGTCCCAAATAAGTTTCGCTATCCCTTTTATTATGAAATGTGCTGGTATGTACTAGAACGCTACGTGTACTGCATCACCAGCCATTCCCACCTGACTAAGGACTTTCAAAAGGAATCGCTCAACATGGGTAAGAGCTTCTATTTTTCACCTTTATTTGCTACTATGAAATCCTAAAATTCTTTCCGTCCTCTACTGAAATGCCTTCAAAATTAGCATTAGAATAAGAAGAATCACTTCTTGCTTTACTTTAAAATACCTCATTTTAGTAAAAAGGTTATCCCAAGAATTCACTGATGTCTTTGATGTGCTAGCTAAATGCTTCACTGAGTAATTCTTATTTTGAAGAAGCAATTGCTCATCAGGATAGCACAGGAAAACAGATAATATAGTTATGTAGTTTCCAGTGGTCTTGGTTGAACAGAAACTGTTCCATTTGGCAGCTGAATGGCAAATGGACCACAGCTGCTATAACACAAATGTTTTTCCAAGACAAACACCAGAGGCACTGTGACACGTACATACATTTAAGCTGTATCTACTGGGTGAATAATACAAATGCTGAAATATGTTAGTTGCTTTGACAACTATCACACAGGTCGACATTCCATTTAATCTCACTGTTCTGCCCTTTACTGTCAGATATGGAGCTGTGTAGCTCAGAGTCTGGAAATATGGATGAAGATGATGCAGAAGCAGGAAAGGAATCAAGGCGCCCAGTCACCAGGCGGTCAATACTCACTAGCCCTGTGGCAAATGGTGCTAACCTAGACTATGATGAGCTAGGTAGAAGCTGTCGGAATTTACCAAGTCTTAAGAGAACTATGTCCATGGACTCTGAGTCCAGCCGAGGCTCTCACAATGGCCAAGTCTGGGACTCTCACAGCAACAGCCCTCATAAGGGCAAGAAGATACATCTGACACAATTTGAACTTGAGGGTCTGCGCTGTCTTGTAGACAAGCTGGAATCTTTGCCTCTGCATAAGAAGTGTGTACCGACAGGCATTGAGGATGAAGATGCCCTGATTGCTGATGTTAAGGTATGAGAAGAAGGCATAGCTGCCTTTAATTTTCTATAGTGTGCCTGCTATTTCAGATTTTATCTAGCCCAAAGACATTTTTTTATGTGAGCTAGACCAGTGCAAACCTAAGGATTGTGTCTTCATGTTTTGGCTTGTCGTCAATTGGGGTTAAATGACGACAGCATTTGGGCAGCATTTGCAGCAGTTGAGCAAACTGCTCGTACCTCTGTAAATGTGGAACATCCTCATTTGCTTACTTTGTGCTTTACTACATGTGGTGTCGTTTGATGTCGGCTAGAGAGGAAAGTTGACTTACTCTGAGTTTTCCATTGAAAAGTTAGTGTCTGAGCTAGCCAGGAGTTGGGCAGCAACCAAAGTTCTGTGTTACAAGCCTGTTCATGTTTTCTGTAacatactaacatggctacccatggcACTGGTTTGCATTTTTGTGTTCATCCATATTTATAAAGCGTGTTTGGACATGTTAGGCTCTGCCGTATTCTTAGAATATGAAGATAGTTGTCAAACTATTGCATGTTTTAATACTACTGTGTGTCTGGTACTGCCTGCAGAGTTTCCATACTAAGGAAAATAAGCATGTATCCATATCCAACCCTTCTGTATGAAACTACACAATTACCTTGCCATCATTTGGCTACTGCCGCTCTCTTAGGAGTCCTTAACTAGTCATGGGCTGCTTGTACTTGGCTTTAGAAGGGTTCCCTGGATTTGGGGTTCCCTTGGTTGGTTTGGCTGGAAACTTACATGGGAAGATGTGGAAATTAATAGGTAACTATCTGTAATGGCTTATTCAGACTTGAAGGCACCAACATACCCACAGCTTCATTAACTTTTGGTAATTTAATGCTGGATACAGCCAGTGTTTGGCTCTTTGTTTCCCATTGTTCCTCTCTACCACATGTGATATCATATGAAATGTCCTGGATTCATCTAAATGgattaacaggaaaaaaaattaccaaCTCATAAGGAAAAATTTAAGGTTGTTCGTTTTGTAAGCTTCCTGGAAATGACAGTTTAGTGGAATATGGATAATAGTGCAAACTGCTCGTACCTCTGTAAATGTGGAACATCCTCATTTGCTTACTTTGTGCTTTACTACATGTGGTGTCGTTTGATGTCGGCTAGAGAGGAAAGTTGACTTACTCTGAGTTTTCCATTGAAAAGTTAGTGTCTGAGCTAGCCAGGAGTCTTAAAAGTTCTGGAAATATTAGTGTTGCTGCTCAAAAGGCAACAGTTGTTTAATCTCTCATCATTGTGGCTGGCTTTATGCAAAAGTAGTACTTGAGCATGAATCTCTGCCTCGAAGTCTGAAGAAAGAGCTGAATATAGAATATCTGCTTAGGTGTGATCTAAGCATTCATTAGAATTCTGTGGCATATTTATATCAAGATCTGGAGCAAAGTATAAGTCAGTTGCACTAACTTGATTTTAtagatttgttttaaaatgttttatggttGATCTTGCTCTGTTCATCTGGTTTATGTTCTTAGTCTTTCACAGACTGCCCCCAAAACTTTTGCGTGATCCGTgggttaaaatgttttaaataagtcaCACAAAGCAAATCATGGTTCAGGCATTTACTTCCCTGTCCTTCGCTTCCTTGTTCACACAAACTATAGTTGGATGAAAATTGTGGTCTTCACAAGCTCGCAAACATGGTTTCTCATTCTGATTTGCAAGCAAACTATGGCTTGTGTGAATAAAAGAGGAGGAGCTGGCAAAGATAGCCAAACTACTGTTTGCTATAAGCTGTAGTATTTACAAGTTGTTCCTTTGTCTCAAGCCTCTGCAGTATGTTTACATGAATTCACTGGATTGCTAGCAAGCTGTAAGCCAGCCTCAGAATTGTTTCGTGGGCTACTCAGCATCAGAAGCTGATGTTTTGAAGGCCCCGGGGTTGTTACAACACTGAGCATTTTTGTTGTGCCATTGTAGTAGCATCTTTACAAATAAACAGGTGTGATGCTTGCTTATCTACTTGTTTTGTAGAAGGTTATAACAGAATAGTTAGTTCTCAGCTAAACCAGTAATGCAACACATCACCCAGTAATACTTGTTTGGCTGGTATATTTTCTTGCTTGCCCTTTCTGATACTTGGTTTCACAAGCGTGTTAGTGTACCGAATTTTTAAACTTCCAAAACTGATTTGTGTGAGAGTCAGAAGCACTGATAAGCTTTTACTTAGATGAGTTAGATTAAGCATTTGCTTCCTAGGTTACTGAAACTGTATATTTATATCAACATTTCAAATACATTGACTTACTGTTACAACAGAAGTGAATCTATTTCCACCTCTCAGATGTTCCAGGGCATGGAGATGTGGGCAAGGGACCAGAGTAAGAAATGTCATAGTGGGTGTTCAGAAGGCGACATTGTTAATAAGCAGGAAGTGCTTCTGAGGAAAATAGTGAGACAAGGGCAAATGGGAAGGGGGTTGGCGGCGAGAAACTGCAGCATACAGAACGGGTTAAGCTTTCTGTGCTGTTCTCTAAAAGTCTGCCACGCTCGGGCGTGGGGGGTGGCCCTGGATTCTCCAATTGCAgtagtgttgggggaggggagaagagtctGTCTGGGCTGCCATTTTGACCAATCAGCAGCCAGCTAGCAGCTTagtccagccccccccctcccaactctgcagcagaacagctcTGCCCTCCTGAACATTGCCTCGCTTGCTTTCTCGGCCTCTTTTCCTCTTCTGCCATCTTCCGTTGCAAAGCATTGCTGGGAACTGCATGTGGGTGACGCAGCAGCATTGTTTGCAGGCACAGGAAGCTTCCGCTGAAGGGTTCTGGAAGGAGCATGCTGCTGGTTGGGCAGTTGCTGGGGCTGGCAGAGTTACGGAATGATCAGCTCTTCGGGGCGTCTCTTGTGAAGGAGGATTGTGGGGATATTGTGTACTAGATTAAAAACATCGAAGCCAACGCTCTGTAACTTGGCCGAATAGAAAACAAAGGGACTCGCGGAAACTTCCTCTAAGAGTCGGCACCTTCAGTGGAACGAACTACGCAAGGTCAGACAGGTACGGCGCTTTGGGGCACAGCTCAGAACTGGAAGCGAGATTGTTCTTGAGGAGGCAGCGAGCTGCTTCCCGAATTCTCGCAGgattgctgctgctgtgtttgCCTACGGGATTTTCCTGTCCCAAAACTGAGGGGCGAGGTGTTTATCTGATGCTTGATTAGCGAGGGTGGGGGCATTGTGTGAAAGAGTAATGCAGCGCCCTCTTACCCGGGCTGTTGAACAGGGCTCTTTGCGGGTGGTTGGTATTTTACAGATGAGCGCATGCACTTTTTTGGGGGGCCGCTGACCCAGTACCCCCTGTGGGAGGTAGCGGAACTGGGTGTTTCCATCCTAGAGCTTGCGTGCCTGTGCAGCCACCCCTGAAGTGCCCCAGGCTGATGAAGGGAGCGTTTCCTCTTCTGCCCTGTACAGCATGTGTCTTCATGCCCTCAAATGCCGACCTTTCCTCAAGTATAAGCTGTAGGGAAGAGGGTGGGGCTTGAAGACTCAACGTTCTGCTGGGCTAGCTAAGGCAGCCACTTCCTTCCACCCACAGTCTTCCCTTGAAGGGTGGAGGAACAGCTGCGAAGTAGAATGGTACTGGATGAGTGATCTTAAATTCTAATTATATTATGTCCCTTTAAATAACTTTGTTTAAATGTGTTAAAGTAATACAAACATAGTAAACACTGCACTCATCTCTTAAAAGCAGATCCATACTGAGAGAGATCTACTattacatgtaaaaaaaaaacggGGGCCAAATATGAGAGAAGTAAATTATTTTGCTTAGTATTCTTACATGTGTGTAAAGAATCAAGCTGAAAACCTTAATTTCACAATTGCTTTACCTAAGCAGATAAAGATTCTGTAGCACCAAAGAGATGTTGCTCTTGGAATATGCTCCTGCATAATGTAAAGACTGTCTGTTTGGAAATCAGATGTATTTTAATTGCTGTACAACCAGTTAATATACTTGTTCAGAAAAATGTGCATTAGAAAGCTAGACGTTTTGTTAAATTGGGGTTTTCAGTCCGTGTGCGTGTGCGAGTAAATTAATCCACCCTGCTGGGAAGCAGTTTCCCAGTACAAGCCTCCTATGGGAATATGAATCCCCTTGCTCTGGTAAGTGCAAGGGAGAATTAGCCCAGCCCATGCAGTGTTCTTTCTGTCTTGGCAGCAAGAAACACTGCACTTCCTGCACATGGGGATGCCAGCAGGAGGCTCCTGAAAATGTAACCATAGTAACCTCAAGTAAATAAAGCAGTTCTGAAATGGCAGTCAGGGATGGGTGGGGTGGACAGCAGATGCATTGGGAAGCATGATTAAAGGAAGAGATCCCAAATACCTAGATATTGCAACCACTTGTTGCTAATGCCCAGCCACATGCTCATGGCTTGGAAGGTACATAGCTTCCTTTGTGAAAGAGATACCACCTAAAATAGCATCATTAAAAAGGCCGCCTTTGGTTTATGCTTGCTATTTGGGTAAAACAGAACTGATCTATGCGTGTATCTGGTTTATAATAGGGCATTGCAGCAGTGAGGAAAAGGCCAAACAGTCTGAAAGGAAGATATTTGTGATACTTTTTCCTTAGAGTAAATGTAATAGTATATGAACTGTAAGTCTAGAAGTCTGTGGCCCCTCATTAGCAACAAGGGGACAAAAACAACACTGATTTTTCTTACAGAGTTATAAAGATTACCAGAAAGCTGTGAAGAAGTGCTGTAAACACACAAACTGTATACAAAAtactgagtttttaaattttCTTGTTTATTATAGCTATTGCTGGAGGAATACGCAAGCAGTGACCCCAAGCTGGCACTTACTGGAATCCCTATTGTCCAGTGGCCAAAGAGGGATAAGGTAAATGATGTGTCTGTAACTTAGCTTAAAATAATGAGAGGCTTGAGGTGGGGTACAAGAAATTTTTGACAGTTGGAAGAAATAGCCTCCTAGTTGAGAAAAGGTCTCTGCCCCATTCGTTGCATCTTTAAAGGAGCTGTGGGTGTTTGTATAAACTGCAGATATTAAGATTAAAGAATATTGGAAATTCAAGATAAACCAGAAAGGTCATAATCATGGCCTCATTTGCTAGGAGCAAGTTTTACCCAAACCAAAATTAGTTAATGATAAACATTGGCCTGTTCAACATTTCTGACACTGGGATCAAAGTCCTAACTCATTCCATGTATCATGTCTTGTGTTTCCAGTCCCTGAGATTGAACGTCCACATATTACCATCTTATACCTCTTGAAACAGACACGTGCTTCCTCCAGTGTGAAAGATGTGAGCCACCTAAACTTCTCCCCATCTTACTTTTTCAGCTCAAACTTCAGGTTCGGCCAAAGTTAAGATTACCTACTATCCCCATCACCAAGCCCCACACCATGAAACCAGCTCCACGGCCTGCAACTGTGAGGCCCACAGTCTCTCCTATAGTGTCTGGTGCTCGCAGAAGGCGGGTGCGATGTCGTAAATGCAAGGCCTGTCTGCAGGGTGAATGTGGCATGTGCCACTACTGCAGAGATATGAAGAAGTTTGGTGGGCCTGGTCGTATGAAGCAGTCCTGTGTATTACGACAGTGCTTGGCGGTGAGTAGTGTGGGTATTTGATAGGGAAACTACCTCTGTGTCTGAAATTATTGGTTTCAGTCTGCTTTGGGGAAAGGAGATGGCCAGCTATGCTTCTTAAAAGTAGTGGGATTGAgatgaaaagttcatggtggcTGCCTGAAAAGGAGTTAACGCTGGAATCCTTCAGTGTGGAGCACAGAGCAAGGCAAAAAAAAGTTTagaaaaaatgttgtgatgtgacttCCTGTTTCATTGTTTACTTTGTAGCCCCGGCTGCCTCATTCTGTCACATGTGCACTTTGTGGGGAAGTAGATAAGAATGAGGATTCACAAGACTTTGAGAAGAAATTAATGGAATGCTGTATCTGCAATGAGATTGTTCACCCTGGCTGTCTACAGGTAAGATCTGATCTTGGGGGCAACTACTTGGTTCATTTCAGTATCATCAGGAATAAATGTCTTGCTGAAAATGACTCTTTTCTGTACAGATGGATGGGGAAGGAATACTGAATGATGAATTGCCTAACTGCTGGGAGTGTCCAAAGTGCTACAAGGGAGATGAATCGGAGAAAGGCCAGGTAAGAAGATTTCAGACTGTAGACCACACTTTCTCTTTTACTTTACAAAAACATTCATGTGCATTGTACCGTTCTTGGGTAATGCAGGGAAGAAACTTGCTGTTAGACACACACAGAAGCCAACATCTGTCTTACCTGCGCATAAGCTCTTGCTAGGTTAAGTTTTTTCTGATGTCTTAAGGTCTTGTTTCTGCATACCTTCAGAAGTGTCTGTCAGGTGAGCAACTGGGGAGTTTTATTATTGAATAAAATAACCACATGAAAATTGCCACTGGTGACGCAGTGACTATTCATAATTAAGCTAATTTACAGCTTTACTACTGGCATCTACAGAGAGCCTATCAGCAAATAAATTCTGGCATCTTGCAGAAAGAACAGTTCCTGAGAGGGAAGCATTTTCCACTTCCATCTAGTAAACAGCAAGCATATCAGTGTTAGAGACTGATTCCACTGCCCAAGCAGAACTATGGTTACAAGATCCTGCACAGAGCTGTGTCTCCAGCAAAGAGCATCTCAGTGAAGGCAAAGGTGGAGGAACAAGCAGACAAGGAAGATCTAATTATTATTGAAGTTAAAAGCAGGGGAAGTTTTCTTTCCTCCCCAAAAGCACTGGTTCTGCTCTTTCTCCCACTTGGATTTTACCTCATTGGGACTCTTCTGCTATAATAAACTACAGCTCAGATACGTGATGAAATTGTTTCCGATCCTTTTCTCAGCGCCTACCTGAGAATTTAAGGGGTTAGTCTGATCCTACCTAGTAAGATATAGCTAAAGATAAACTGTGCATGATTTCAGTCTGATACAACTGTTGGTTCTCCACCACTGTTATCCGCAAATTTGCGGGGGTGGGAGCAAGAAAGTACTTTTCCAGCTTTACAGCATTGTTCTTGGATATAAATAGACATAGAGCTTTGATTAGCTTTGGTAGATCATAAGATCTTCATAACTTGAGGGTGATCCAGAAGGCAGTACTGTAATGAAACAGACTATCACATGGGTTGGCCTTAGAATATCCTCCAAGTGGATGACCAAGAAAGAAGAATTGGATTTTTAATAAGTTCACTTGCAGAGAGCTGTTTTAAAAGCTTTGCGCAGGGCTGTTTGCATGGAGAGAATGGAATTCATATATAGAGGCGGATTCCATGATCTGTCAGCAGGCCTTTCCTGcatgccccgcccccccccccctacaatcCTTTCCCACCTCAGGATCCCAAGACCATAATCTAATAGACAAAGTGTCATAGGCTGCACTGGTGAGCAGATGAAATCACCCACTCTCCTGTTTTCAGTGCAGCTGTGCTGAGAAAGAAGAgggtatattgttgaaggctttcacggccggaaaatGATGGTtgatgtggattttccgggctgtatcaccgtggtcttggcattacctgctaacatcttctccacagtttgacactgagagatctctgtcttttggtgccacacctctgaagatgccagtcacagctgctagcgaaacgtcaggaactacaatgccaagaccacggcgatacagcccagaaaatccacaacaaccaaagaagaGGGTAATTTTGCACCCTTCCAAGTGCAGCCTTGAGTCCATTATAGTTATGAGACTACACAGGTCCTTTGACCAAAGGAATAAGGTTTCTTAGGTTCAGAAAggactgtgggggtgggggggaaggaaagaTCCACagtccttgtgaccacaggtggctggattcaacccatagAGCAGGCATCAAAACATGCCTCCCCAAGGACTTCACGTCAAGTTTTTCATAGAAATGCTTATGTCTATATATTATCACGCAGACCTGTAGTCTCCAGTCTAGATATTTGGCTATATGCTGAATAGCTGAAATGTAGAATTAATATAACATGGATGTATTTTGCATTCCAAACTCTGATACGCAACAAATTGGATTGTATCCAGCAGAGCAATTCTCCAGACAGAAGTTACCTTTTCTGCAGCAGCAAGAGTCACAATTTGCAGGCAGAAATCCTTCTAAGGAAACACTTTGTTGGATCTAAGTCATTGTCTGGTGTGCTGTTGTATTTTGTGTAACTTCCACAAGCTACACAGCACATTGGATGTGAGTGCTGTTTGTCTCCTGCTGAGCACTAGCAGTGAAGACTATTAGTGGGAATTAATGGGGGCAGTGTAATTTGAACAAATGGTCTATAGGATCCATACTAGCCGCTGCATGAATTTTAGTGGGAGGCAGTAGGTTAAAAGACTGCCCTCAGGTAAACTTGTGCTGTTTCTGCAACTCTTAATTCCCTTTAGTATTATGGGAAAGAAAATTTCTAGACTGCTACCAATTCTTGTGACTAGAATAATGAGAGAAGTTTAGCTACCCATGAATTTAAGGGAGTAGGCATTATAGTTTCAACCTATACATGCTCATTTGACTTCCTAACCCATACTGCCATATCTCTCTGAAGCCTAAAACCCTCACATGTGTTTCAGTAACTTGCTGCTGCTTGTTTTGCAGAAGCGGAAAAtggatgatggtgatgatgacacAGTCCAAGCCAAAGTCCTGCGCCCCCTGCGAAGCTGTGAGGAGCCTCTGACTCCACCACCACACTCACCCACCCCAATGCTGCAGTTAATCCATGACCCTGCATCACCTCGTGGTATGGTGACACGATCCTCTCCAGGAGCAGGGCCTAGTGATCTTCATGGTGCCAGCCGGGATGAGCGGTTCAAGCGACGTCAACTACTTCGATTGCAAGGCACAGAGCGCACAGTGGTGCGGGAAAAGGAAAACAACCCTAGTGGCAAGAAAGAGCTTTCAGAGGTAGAAAAAGCCAAGCTCCATGGCTCCTTTCTTACAGTCACGTTACAGAGACCTACCAAAGACATGCATGGCACTTCCATTGTGCCCAAACTGCAGGCAATCACTGCCTCCTCCGCCAATCTGCGGCACTCACCCCGTGTTGTCATGCGCCAAAGTTCAGCCAGAACGCCCCAGCGAGGTGGAGATGAAGAGCCAGCTGAGGAAGATGATGAGGAAGAAAGTGCAGATGAAGAAGATGAGAATGCAGAGGAGGGTGGGATAGCTAGACTAAATGGTCAAGGTGGCAGGGCACTCGATGGTGAGGAGATCTGGATGCAGAAAGAGGTGTGGATGTCTGTCTTCCGCTATCTCAGTCGCAAGGAGCTCTGTGAATGTATGCGTGTATGCAAAACCTGGTATAAATGGTAAGTGGATGGCTGTTACTAACAGAGCTAAAATTAATTTCATGTAGTGTTTCTATCATTCACAGCCTCTCAGACCCAATTTAACCTGGGTCAAAttggtcccacccacctcacacacatccccacccccacatacATATTTGTAAGTAAATGAAAGAGAGGGAGATGTAGGCAGAGGGCAAAAAACCCTCTTTGAACAATGCATAATAACTTCTGGAATTAATGCCATAGGCTGTGGCAATGACTGTTAGCATAGATGACTTTGAAAGGGGGTTAAATAAATGCACTGATATCAACCTTCTGGAATATATAAatccccaaagtggtttacagtaGCTACAAATGGAACTTCCATCTTCAGGAGCTGCATATACCTACCAGATTTGGGAAACAAATGGGAAATGTTTATTAGCATGCAGTTCCAGTTTGGGGGTTCTGAAAGACACCTGTCTGGTCGCTGTTGGAAGCCAAATGCTGGCATAATGGATCCTAATCTGATCTAGAATGATGAAAATAGTTTCTTCATGGCTGGTCATGGTCTAACAGGATTCTGTGCTGGTCCCCTGCAAAGTTGTTTTAACCCATGACAGAAAAAAGATTATTACTTTGGTAATTAACTTTCTAGTGTTACATCAAACAGCACAGGACTGGTTTCCCGGTTCATCCTGTTGATGTGGGTTAAAGTAAAATATTCAGGTATTTGCTAGAACAAATTATGGATGAAATGCTTTTGACATTGATTCTGATGTCTATACCAAAATGTACATTATAGGTCATGACCGAAGAATTTGTAAAACAGACCTTCCCTGACTATTCTGccaatatattaaaaaaacacataTTGATAGAAAAGCTATTGATAAACAGATATGTTGAAGTCTTTCTAGTAAGTGTGATTATTGGTTTGTTAGCTGTACCCTTGTTTCACTAGCAAGAATTAAGTTGACATGCTGCAGTTGTAGGTGATTAGCTGAAGCTATCCCAAGGTAGCTTTCAAATGCTATTGCCAACATTACTGTGCCCTGAAATTTAACAGGTTAAGTTGAGGTTTTAAATGTCTAGTTCTTACAGTGACAGTACTCTGGATCATCATAGCTTGATGGAATAATGCTGATATCTGGTACTTGTTCAGCAATGGCCTGGCATCATCCCGATCTGTAGGGTGTATAAGGCAAATAAAGCATCTGCCTCATGACGGTTTGACATGATAGTTTTCCTAATATCTGAGGTCACAGACTATGATATAGAAAGGTGTAATTAAGATATTTCTAGCAGTTGAATATCCTTATAACTCCTGCTGGTTCATTACTCTGTATGGGCAGTATGCTTTCCCCACAAGAGGCTGGATAAAGCTTGATCCTAGAGACCAAGAATTCCAGATGTGTACAGTGGcttgaagtaataataataacagcaacaacaacattcgatttatatactgcccttcaggacaacttaatgcccacttagagcagtttacaaagtatgtcattattatccccacaacaaaacaccctgtaaggtgggtgaggctgagagagctccagagagccatgactagcccaaggtctcccagctggcttcaagtggaggagtggggaatcaaacccatctctctagattagagtccctcacTCTTAATCACTGCACCAATTTCTCCCAAAAGTAGAAATATCTTCTCCCAAAAAGTTTTGAGAAGGCAAGCAATGCATTCTTAGTAGTTAATTTCTAACCTAGTCCTTTTAAGCTTTTTCCTAAGATTTTCTTCACTTTATCCCTATAGAAGAAAAATAGTTTCAAGGATGTAGGGCCACCAGCTTATGTTTGCCTCCTACTCCTAAGAGGTTGAGCTAGCCTGCCCCCTTCTGCACCTTTGTGTG from Eublepharis macularius isolate TG4126 chromosome 2, MPM_Emac_v1.0, whole genome shotgun sequence harbors:
- the KDM2A gene encoding lysine-specific demethylase 2A isoform X3 is translated as MAAAASIKGQRKARDLEEEEDDSSSDISFSLSSEESEMEPEEQIRYSKRLRGAMRRRYEDDGISDDEIEGKRTFDLEEKLTTNKFNANFVVFMEGKDFTVEYIQRGGLRDPLIFQNSDGLGIKMPDPDFSVSDVRLYVGSRRMVDVMDVNTQRDIEMTMAQWARYYETPEEEREKLYNVISLEFSHTRLENLVQRPTTVDLIDWVDNMWPRHLKESQTESTNAILDMQYPKVQKYCLMSVRGCYTDFHVDFGGTSVWYHIHRGGKIFWLIPPTPQNLELYENWLLSGKQGDIFLGDRVSDCQRIELKQGYTFVIPSGWIHAVYTPMDTLVFGGNFLHSFNIPMQLRIYSIEDRTRVPNKFRYPFYYEMCWYVLERYVYCITSHSHLTKDFQKESLNMDMELCSSESGNMDEDDAEAGKESRRPVTRRSILTSPVANGANLDYDELGRSCRNLPSLKRTMSMDSESSRGSHNGQVWDSHSNSPHKGKKIHLTQFELEGLRCLVDKLESLPLHKKCVPTGIEDEDALIADVKLLLEEYASSDPKLALTGIPIVQWPKRDKLKLQVRPKLRLPTIPITKPHTMKPAPRPATVRPTVSPIVSGARRRRVRCRKCKACLQGECGMCHYCRDMKKFGGPGRMKQSCVLRQCLAPRLPHSVTCALCGEVDKNEDSQDFEKKLMECCICNEIVHPGCLQMDGEGILNDELPNCWECPKCYKGDESEKGQKRKMDDGDDDTVQAKVLRPLRSCEEPLTPPPHSPTPMLQLIHDPASPRGMVTRSSPGAGPSDLHGASRDERFKRRQLLRLQGTERTVVREKENNPSGKKELSEVEKAKLHGSFLTVTLQRPTKDMHGTSIVPKLQAITASSANLRHSPRVVMRQSSARTPQRGGDEEPAEEDDEEESADEEDENAEEGGIARLNGQGGRALDGEEIWMQKEVWMSVFRYLSRKELCECMRVCKTWYKWCGDRRLWTKIDLSRYKSITPLALGGIIRRQPVSLDLSWTNISRKQLTWLIVRLPSLKDLILAGCSWSAVSALSTSTCPLLRTLDLRWAVGIKDPQIRDLLTPPSDKPSQDNRSKLRNMIDFRLAGLDITDATLRLIIRHMPLLSRLDLSHCNHLTDQSTNLLTAVGSSTRNSLTEINMAGCNKLTDQSLLYLRRISNVTLIDLRGCKQITRKACEHFISDLSINSLYCLSDEKLIQKIS
- the KDM2A gene encoding lysine-specific demethylase 2A isoform X4, with the protein product MKPAPRPATVRPTVSPIVSGARRRRVRCRKCKACLQGECGMCHYCRDMKKFGGPGRMKQSCVLRQCLAPRLPHSVTCALCGEVDKNEDSQDFEKKLMECCICNEIVHPGCLQMDGEGILNDELPNCWECPKCYKGDESEKGQKRKMDDGDDDTVQAKVLRPLRSCEEPLTPPPHSPTPMLQLIHDPASPRGMVTRSSPGAGPSDLHGASRDERFKRRQLLRLQGTERTVVREKENNPSGKKELSEVEKAKLHGSFLTVTLQRPTKDMHGTSIVPKLQAITASSANLRHSPRVVMRQSSARTPQRGGDEEPAEEDDEEESADEEDENAEEGGIARLNGQGGRALDGEEIWMQKEVWMSVFRYLSRKELCECMRVCKTWYKWCGDRRLWTKIDLSRYKSITPLALGGIIRRQPVSLDLSWTNISRKQLTWLIVRLPSLKDLILAGCSWSAVSALSTSTCPLLRTLDLRWAVGIKDPQIRDLLTPPSDKPSQDNRSKLRNMIDFRLAGLDITDATLRLIIRHMPLLSRLDLSHCNHLTDQSTNLLTAVGSSTRNSLTEINMAGCNKLTDQSLLYLRRISNVTLIDLRGCKQITRKACEHFISDLSINSLYCLSDEKLIQKIS